In Streptomyces puniciscabiei, a single genomic region encodes these proteins:
- a CDS encoding DUF2461 domain-containing protein yields MAFTGIPDEAFRFFRELALDNSTSFWRQHRDRYERAVREPMADLVAELSPEFGELRMLRPQRDTRASNDKSPYKTYQGALVDLEPGLGFWLHLDAEGLHATGRYYSRAPQATTAYRSVVAEERGGELQLLVDGLEKSGFTMGGVMLQTRPRGIPADHPRVGLLRHRTLDIGRSCDRAAAGRPSAAQWVAQTWRELRPTLDWISTHVCPHAR; encoded by the coding sequence ATGGCCTTCACCGGAATTCCGGACGAGGCGTTCCGCTTCTTCCGAGAGCTCGCCCTGGACAACTCGACCTCGTTCTGGCGACAGCACCGCGACCGTTACGAGCGTGCCGTCCGCGAACCGATGGCGGACCTGGTCGCGGAATTGTCCCCGGAGTTCGGCGAGCTCCGGATGCTGCGGCCCCAGCGAGACACCCGGGCGTCCAACGACAAGTCGCCGTACAAGACCTACCAGGGCGCGCTGGTGGATCTCGAACCAGGCCTCGGCTTCTGGCTCCACCTCGATGCCGAGGGTCTGCACGCCACCGGACGGTACTACTCGCGCGCCCCTCAGGCGACGACCGCGTACCGCTCGGTGGTGGCCGAAGAGCGGGGCGGGGAACTGCAGTTGCTCGTGGACGGCCTGGAGAAGTCCGGATTCACCATGGGCGGGGTCATGCTGCAGACCAGGCCCCGCGGGATCCCGGCCGACCACCCGCGCGTGGGGCTGCTGCGTCACCGAACGCTGGACATCGGCCGCAGCTGCGACCGAGCCGCTGCCGGCCGGCCGTCGGCGGCCCAGTGGGTGGCCCAGACCTGGCGCGAACTCCGCCCGACGCTGGACTGGATCTCCACCCACGTCTGCCCACACGCCCGGTGA
- a CDS encoding flavin reductase family protein, which yields MSPAADHMTNTSATYVTAEEAFRLVMGSLATGVTVVTAPAGDGPRGMTCSSLTSVCLEPATLAVCLRTASSTRDAALGHARFAVNLLHGGAERTARVFSTAVPDRFALVDWRMSETGLPQLTEDACAYAECDVVHTVEIGDHTMIFGAVTDSCVLPGTPLVYARRSYRSWDALPSTQDRPEGEQ from the coding sequence ATGAGCCCCGCGGCGGACCACATGACCAACACCTCGGCCACTTACGTCACGGCGGAGGAGGCGTTCCGCCTGGTGATGGGTTCGCTCGCGACCGGTGTCACCGTGGTCACCGCGCCGGCGGGCGACGGCCCCCGGGGCATGACCTGTTCCTCGCTGACCAGCGTGTGTCTCGAACCGGCGACGCTGGCGGTGTGTCTGCGCACCGCCAGTTCGACGCGTGACGCCGCCCTCGGGCACGCGAGGTTCGCGGTGAACCTGCTGCACGGCGGGGCCGAACGCACGGCCCGGGTGTTCTCGACCGCCGTCCCCGACCGGTTCGCCCTGGTCGACTGGCGCATGTCCGAGACGGGGCTGCCGCAGCTCACCGAGGACGCCTGCGCGTACGCGGAGTGCGATGTCGTCCACACCGTCGAAATCGGCGACCACACGATGATCTTCGGCGCGGTCACCGACTCATGCGTGCTGCCCGGGACCCCACTCGTCTACGCGCGCCGGTCGTACCGCTCCTGGGACGCCCTCCCCTCCACCCAAGACCGCCCGGAAGGCGAGCAATGA
- a CDS encoding non-ribosomal peptide synthetase, with amino-acid sequence MPTPAVEPLPALLADRPASPDDVREPHRPWHVAPAGSSLGRDHRWWSGVWVALLARYSGHDRVWLAGTNGWYEVPVAQEVPAGDLISATVKVLDGPSFQPSRRPSAPVAVTAGAPEEHRGAGDLAVEVADGVVSVAGDARLWEPATLQRLARQLRLLGEQAANEPSTPLATVSLLTAEDRRLVTEEWNRTAADWPSTGYLDLIAAQVRARPNAPAVEHGDRVISFAELDRRGNQIAAELRRAGVAAGDRVGLFCPRGADYVLAVLGILKAGAAIVPLDPVNPDARIAFMLRDSTATAVLTSGDLADRLPDGPPVLDIAATTAAPADPPDALADPDPISHLIYTSGSTGEPKAVLERLHAIENLVHWTGRAYGVRPGDRASWLSAPGFGVQIMEWMPYLALGATVCVPAARHALSPAQLRDWLVAEKLTHTMLVAALAEPAWALDWPADAALRVMVTTAERVHSWPPVDTPFRVVMTYGTTESTNALTCLDLGAGIDLTSQATPSHVKAAHPVPAGRPIANVRAYVLDEFDRPVPPGLTGRLLIGGAGLSSGYHNRPDLTAKLFRPDPVTGTGLVYETGDLARYRADGAIEILGRGDAQVKIRGFRVELGEVESALIGCPEVAEAVVTTVETGGGGRQLAAYVTAADGAELEGAALKARLSEQLPYYMLPSTVTPLPEIPRLPNGKTDLRSLPAPDPAGRSDDDFVPARTETEAAMARLWTEIFDGRTISMTDNFFHLGGHSLLAFRLIDELRGRFDVELSLTELYANPTAAGLSTAVDAGRAGSAAFADLPPVEPDPATRFDPFPLNAGQQAMWIGRGSMVELGNVGCHGYFEWDSDGLDVDAFEQAWRALVERHDALRTVVLADGTQRVLAEVPDFVIGHHDLRDAADPERELLALRDQLSHTILDAATWPLFDLRLSLLPGGRTRIHLVLDFLIADAWSYFQVIVPELSELYAGRGSTLEPLRLTFRDYVLGLAAHLEESDVYRRSQWYWQDRLESLPGAPQLPERPATQPVLPARIERHSGVLGAEDWAAIGALASEYGVTGSGVLAAAYAEVLRSWSAEPSFCLNFPLFSRLPLHPQITDVIGHTTTTLLLEAAASGRTFADRAQTLQQRLWSDLEHRHFTGIQVLRALTRLRGTLVPAMPVVMTSLVGYPPDQRETSFGSAVYGISQTPQVSLDFQVFETEDEGLRFNWDYIQAVYPDGLIGEMFAAFLDLLGRLTTRDGWRTDDFGYGVARHAADAVDTEVDAGAKRTGTAWEQYWASVNTTGRGGDVLWDADDAEEMGWLLDAAARHLEPALPVVDLGCGNGRYARALATRFRTVAGVDVSPTAIARAREEGAGLDNLSFDVLDPGDMDAVKALATRIGPANIFVRAVLHVLGDKERAAMAAAMTVLTGGRGGVLIIEPDYAASSFGYLGHVGGARGRAADLVRPLEAAGVRHSTRFGPADLDRYFPRDHWRRLSTGPAEMHAVDPESDAATIRVPGYLAAVRPVTPDR; translated from the coding sequence ATGCCCACCCCTGCCGTAGAACCGCTCCCGGCTCTGCTCGCGGACCGACCGGCCTCCCCCGACGATGTCCGTGAGCCGCACCGCCCCTGGCACGTCGCACCGGCCGGCAGCAGCCTCGGCCGCGACCACCGGTGGTGGTCCGGTGTGTGGGTCGCCCTCCTCGCCCGCTACAGCGGACACGACCGGGTGTGGCTGGCCGGCACGAACGGCTGGTACGAGGTGCCGGTGGCTCAGGAGGTGCCGGCCGGCGACCTGATCTCCGCCACGGTGAAGGTGCTCGACGGGCCGTCGTTCCAGCCGTCCCGTCGGCCGTCCGCCCCGGTGGCGGTGACCGCGGGCGCGCCTGAGGAGCATCGCGGCGCCGGCGACCTCGCGGTCGAGGTGGCGGACGGCGTCGTCAGCGTGGCCGGTGACGCGCGGCTGTGGGAGCCGGCGACGCTGCAACGGCTGGCCAGGCAGCTGCGGCTGCTCGGCGAACAGGCCGCGAACGAACCCAGCACGCCGTTGGCGACGGTCAGCCTGCTGACTGCCGAGGACCGGCGGCTCGTCACCGAGGAATGGAACCGCACCGCCGCCGACTGGCCGTCGACCGGATACCTCGACCTGATCGCGGCGCAGGTGCGCGCCCGCCCGAACGCTCCGGCGGTGGAGCACGGCGACCGCGTCATCTCCTTCGCCGAACTGGACCGGCGCGGCAACCAGATCGCCGCCGAACTGCGACGGGCCGGGGTCGCGGCCGGGGACCGCGTCGGGCTCTTCTGCCCGCGCGGCGCCGACTACGTGCTCGCCGTCCTCGGCATCCTGAAGGCCGGCGCGGCGATCGTCCCGCTCGACCCGGTCAACCCTGACGCGCGGATCGCGTTCATGCTCCGCGACAGCACGGCCACGGCGGTCCTGACCAGCGGTGATCTGGCCGACCGGCTCCCGGACGGCCCGCCGGTCCTCGACATCGCGGCCACCACGGCCGCACCCGCCGATCCGCCGGACGCCCTCGCGGATCCGGACCCCATCAGTCACCTCATCTACACCTCGGGATCGACAGGGGAACCGAAGGCGGTCCTCGAACGCCTGCACGCGATAGAGAACCTGGTGCACTGGACCGGCCGCGCCTACGGGGTACGGCCCGGTGACCGGGCCTCCTGGCTGTCCGCGCCCGGGTTCGGTGTCCAGATCATGGAGTGGATGCCGTACCTCGCGCTCGGCGCCACGGTATGCGTCCCCGCGGCACGGCACGCGCTGTCCCCGGCGCAGCTGCGGGACTGGCTGGTCGCGGAGAAGCTCACCCACACCATGCTGGTGGCCGCCCTCGCGGAACCGGCCTGGGCTCTCGACTGGCCCGCCGACGCCGCGCTGCGCGTCATGGTCACCACCGCGGAGCGGGTGCACAGCTGGCCGCCCGTGGACACCCCGTTCCGTGTCGTCATGACGTACGGCACCACCGAGAGCACCAACGCGCTGACCTGCCTGGACCTGGGTGCCGGCATCGACCTGACCAGTCAGGCGACCCCGTCGCACGTCAAGGCGGCGCATCCGGTGCCCGCAGGACGGCCGATCGCCAACGTCCGCGCCTACGTGCTCGACGAGTTCGACCGTCCGGTGCCACCGGGGCTGACCGGCCGGCTGCTGATCGGCGGGGCCGGGCTGTCCTCCGGATACCACAACCGGCCCGACCTGACGGCGAAGCTGTTCCGCCCGGACCCGGTGACCGGGACGGGGCTCGTCTACGAGACCGGCGATCTCGCCCGGTACCGGGCGGACGGCGCGATCGAGATCCTCGGCAGGGGCGACGCCCAGGTGAAGATCCGGGGCTTCCGGGTCGAGCTCGGCGAGGTGGAGTCCGCGCTGATCGGCTGCCCCGAGGTGGCCGAGGCGGTGGTCACCACCGTCGAGACGGGTGGGGGCGGCCGACAGCTGGCCGCCTACGTCACCGCAGCCGACGGCGCCGAGCTGGAGGGCGCCGCGCTGAAGGCCAGACTCAGTGAACAACTGCCCTACTACATGCTGCCGTCGACGGTGACACCGCTGCCGGAGATCCCCCGGCTGCCGAACGGCAAGACGGACCTGCGTTCGCTGCCCGCGCCTGACCCGGCGGGGCGGAGCGACGACGACTTCGTCCCCGCCCGGACAGAGACCGAGGCCGCCATGGCCCGGCTCTGGACCGAGATCTTCGACGGCCGGACGATCTCGATGACCGACAACTTCTTCCATCTCGGCGGCCACTCACTGCTGGCCTTCCGGCTGATCGACGAACTGCGCGGCCGGTTCGACGTCGAGCTGTCGCTGACGGAGCTGTACGCGAACCCGACCGCGGCCGGGCTGTCCACGGCCGTCGACGCGGGCCGGGCGGGCTCGGCCGCCTTCGCGGATCTGCCGCCGGTCGAGCCGGACCCGGCCACGCGCTTCGATCCGTTCCCGCTGAACGCCGGCCAGCAGGCGATGTGGATCGGCCGCGGCAGCATGGTCGAGCTCGGAAACGTCGGCTGTCACGGGTACTTCGAGTGGGACTCGGACGGCCTCGACGTCGACGCGTTCGAGCAGGCCTGGCGGGCGCTGGTCGAGCGCCACGACGCGTTGCGCACCGTCGTGCTGGCCGACGGCACCCAGCGGGTGCTCGCGGAGGTTCCCGACTTCGTGATCGGGCACCACGACCTGCGGGACGCGGCGGACCCCGAGCGGGAACTGCTGGCCCTGCGCGACCAGTTGTCGCACACCATCCTCGACGCGGCCACGTGGCCGCTGTTCGATCTGAGGCTCAGCCTGCTGCCCGGTGGCAGGACCCGGATCCACCTGGTGCTCGACTTCCTGATCGCCGACGCCTGGAGCTACTTCCAGGTGATCGTTCCCGAGCTGAGCGAGCTGTACGCGGGCCGGGGCTCGACGCTCGAACCCCTGCGGCTGACGTTCCGCGACTACGTGCTCGGCCTCGCGGCGCACCTGGAGGAGAGCGACGTCTACCGGCGCTCCCAGTGGTACTGGCAGGACCGGCTCGAATCGCTGCCCGGCGCGCCGCAGCTGCCCGAACGGCCGGCGACCCAGCCCGTACTGCCGGCCAGGATCGAGCGGCACAGCGGCGTCCTCGGCGCCGAGGACTGGGCGGCGATAGGCGCCCTGGCCAGCGAATACGGCGTGACCGGATCCGGTGTTCTCGCCGCCGCCTACGCCGAGGTGCTGCGGTCCTGGTCCGCCGAACCGTCGTTCTGCCTGAACTTCCCGCTGTTCAGCCGACTGCCCCTGCATCCCCAGATCACCGACGTGATCGGTCACACGACCACGACGCTGCTCCTGGAGGCCGCCGCGTCCGGACGGACGTTCGCGGACCGTGCTCAGACGCTGCAGCAGCGGCTCTGGTCCGATCTCGAGCACCGTCATTTCACCGGCATCCAGGTCCTGCGTGCCTTGACCCGCCTGCGCGGAACGCTGGTGCCCGCGATGCCGGTGGTGATGACCAGCCTGGTCGGCTACCCACCGGACCAGCGGGAGACCTCGTTCGGCTCGGCGGTGTACGGGATCTCCCAGACCCCCCAGGTGAGCCTGGACTTCCAGGTCTTCGAGACCGAGGACGAGGGCCTGCGGTTCAACTGGGACTACATCCAGGCCGTCTACCCCGACGGGTTGATCGGCGAGATGTTCGCCGCCTTCCTCGACCTGCTGGGCCGGCTCACCACGCGCGATGGCTGGCGGACCGACGACTTCGGGTACGGCGTCGCCCGGCACGCGGCCGACGCCGTCGACACCGAGGTGGACGCGGGCGCGAAGCGCACCGGGACGGCCTGGGAGCAGTACTGGGCGTCGGTGAACACCACCGGCCGCGGTGGAGACGTGCTGTGGGACGCCGACGATGCCGAAGAGATGGGCTGGCTCCTCGACGCCGCGGCACGGCACCTGGAGCCGGCCCTGCCGGTCGTCGACCTGGGCTGCGGCAACGGCCGGTACGCCAGGGCGCTCGCCACCCGGTTCCGCACCGTGGCCGGCGTCGACGTGTCACCCACGGCGATCGCCCGAGCCCGTGAAGAGGGCGCCGGGCTCGACAACCTGTCCTTCGACGTCCTCGACCCGGGCGACATGGACGCCGTCAAGGCGCTGGCGACACGGATCGGTCCGGCCAACATCTTCGTCCGCGCGGTCCTGCACGTCCTCGGCGACAAGGAACGTGCCGCGATGGCCGCCGCCATGACGGTGCTCACCGGTGGCCGCGGGGGTGTGCTCATCATCGAACCCGACTACGCGGCGAGCTCGTTCGGCTATCTCGGCCATGTGGGCGGTGCCCGCGGCCGGGCCGCGGACCTCGTCCGGCCGCTCGAAGCGGCGGGAGTACGGCACTCGACCCGCTTCGGCCCGGCGGACCTGGACCGCTACTTCCCCCGTGACCACTGGCGACGGCTGTCCACCGGCCCCGCGGAGATGCACGCCGTCGACCCCGAGTCCGACGCGGCCACGATCCGCGTCCCCGGCTACCTCGCCGCCGTCCGCCCCGTCACCCCCGATCGATGA
- a CDS encoding cation:proton antiporter translates to MSVEAVTAYVMGDIAVILLISSLLGGLARRFGQPAVIGQILTGVVLGPTLLGRLPGHLTGRLFPPQVLPYLSVLAQVAIVTFMFVVGYELNLRALRKSSRTTLSVAAAALLVPMGLGAVAVLLMPSAFASVGEHDIGSRSFVLFMAVAVSITALPVLAAIVREAGFAGTRASLIALSAAGVMDVAAWTALAAAMPGGSHGLSAWLTAFLAAGLVLGGALLVRPLLRWWIHRPGSMFTHQLPMAIVLTMGCAWATSELGLHAVFGGILAGLLMPRRDDVPDADVLRAMEGASALLLPLFFVVTGLSLNIGAINRAGVLLLGLILMIAVAGKLVPGYLTSRLNGLDKRESATVAALLNTRGLTELIALNVGLSAGIIHERLFAVLVLMALITTATTSPLLTLLAVPRRPVSAPDEAVPSAGRKET, encoded by the coding sequence GTGAGCGTTGAGGCCGTCACCGCCTACGTGATGGGCGACATCGCCGTCATCCTGCTGATCTCCTCGCTGCTCGGCGGGCTGGCCAGACGTTTCGGCCAGCCCGCGGTCATCGGGCAGATCCTGACCGGGGTGGTGCTCGGCCCGACCCTGCTGGGCCGGCTCCCGGGGCACCTGACCGGCAGGCTGTTCCCGCCCCAGGTCCTGCCGTACCTGAGCGTGCTCGCCCAGGTCGCCATCGTCACCTTCATGTTCGTGGTCGGCTACGAGCTCAACCTCCGGGCCCTGCGCAAGAGCAGCAGGACGACGCTGTCGGTGGCGGCCGCGGCCCTGCTCGTCCCGATGGGCCTGGGCGCGGTCGCGGTCCTCCTCATGCCGTCCGCCTTCGCCTCGGTGGGCGAACACGACATCGGCTCGCGCTCCTTCGTGCTGTTCATGGCCGTCGCGGTGTCGATCACCGCGCTGCCCGTGCTGGCGGCCATCGTCCGGGAGGCCGGGTTCGCCGGCACGCGCGCCAGCCTGATCGCGCTGTCCGCCGCCGGTGTCATGGACGTGGCCGCCTGGACCGCACTCGCCGCGGCGATGCCGGGCGGGTCGCACGGCCTGTCGGCGTGGCTGACCGCCTTCCTGGCCGCCGGTCTCGTGCTGGGCGGCGCCTTGCTCGTCCGTCCGCTGCTGCGCTGGTGGATCCACCGGCCCGGCAGCATGTTCACCCATCAACTGCCCATGGCGATCGTCCTGACGATGGGCTGCGCCTGGGCCACCTCCGAACTGGGCCTGCACGCGGTCTTCGGCGGAATCCTGGCCGGGCTGCTCATGCCGCGCCGCGACGACGTGCCCGACGCCGACGTCCTGCGGGCGATGGAGGGAGCTTCCGCGCTGCTGCTGCCGCTGTTCTTCGTGGTGACCGGGCTCTCCCTGAACATCGGCGCGATCAACCGAGCCGGCGTGCTCCTGCTCGGCCTGATTCTGATGATCGCGGTCGCGGGCAAACTGGTGCCCGGCTATCTGACGAGCCGGCTGAACGGCCTGGACAAGCGCGAGTCGGCCACCGTCGCGGCGCTGCTCAACACCCGCGGGCTCACCGAGCTCATCGCGCTCAACGTCGGCCTGAGCGCCGGGATCATCCATGAACGGCTCTTCGCCGTCCTGGTCCTGATGGCCCTGATCACGACGGCCACGACCAGCCCGCTGCTGACTCTCCTCGCCGTGCCTCGCCGTCCGGTGTCCGCCCCCGACGAAGCAGTCCCGTCCGCCGGCCGCAAGGAGACCTGA
- a CDS encoding tryptophan halogenase family protein has protein sequence MGEPIRNIVIIGGGTAGWMAASYLGKALSGQAGITVVEAPAIPRIGVGEATVPNLQRVFFDYLGLPEEEWMTKCNASFKMAVKFINWRTPGQGEPTSRHDGTWSDHFYHPFGLLPSPDGVPLSHYWTRKHLAGTAGEPFDYASFVEPPVMDAKLSPRFLDGTRSTNYAWHFDAALVAGFLRDFATSKQGVRHIEGTVSNVRVDPRGHIESVTLESGQAVEGDLFVDCSGLRGLLINKALGEPFIDMNDHLLNNSAVATQVPHDDEANGIEPYTSSIAMPAGWTWKIPMLGRFGTGYVYCDTFASKDQATLDFCRLWGLDPEKVPLNHIKFRVGRNRRAWVGNCVSIGLSSCFVEPLESTGIYFITASLYQLVKHFPERDVDPVLRDRFNREIVDMFDDTRDFLQAHYSLSPRTDTPFWQATKELTLADQIKEKIEMFRSGVPINPPATDERTYYGNFEAEFRNFWTNGSYYSVFAGLGVRPRNALPILSYRPDSVASAEQTFADVKARQRRLVSELPSTYAYLRQLHREESSQDTAA, from the coding sequence ATGGGGGAGCCCATTCGCAACATCGTCATCATCGGTGGCGGCACCGCCGGTTGGATGGCCGCGTCCTACCTCGGAAAGGCGCTGTCCGGCCAGGCCGGCATCACCGTCGTCGAGGCACCGGCGATTCCGCGAATCGGCGTCGGTGAGGCGACCGTGCCCAACCTCCAGCGGGTCTTCTTCGACTACCTCGGCCTGCCGGAAGAGGAGTGGATGACCAAGTGCAACGCCAGTTTCAAGATGGCCGTCAAGTTCATCAACTGGCGTACGCCGGGGCAGGGTGAGCCGACCAGCCGGCACGACGGCACCTGGTCGGACCACTTCTACCATCCGTTCGGCCTGCTGCCCTCCCCCGACGGTGTGCCGCTGTCGCACTACTGGACGCGCAAGCATCTGGCCGGCACGGCCGGCGAGCCGTTCGACTACGCGAGCTTCGTCGAACCGCCGGTGATGGACGCGAAGCTGTCACCGCGGTTCCTCGACGGCACCCGCTCCACGAACTACGCCTGGCACTTCGACGCCGCCCTCGTGGCTGGATTCCTCCGCGACTTCGCCACGTCCAAGCAGGGCGTGCGGCACATCGAGGGCACCGTCTCGAACGTCCGGGTCGACCCGCGCGGCCACATCGAGTCCGTCACGCTGGAGTCGGGCCAGGCCGTCGAGGGCGATCTCTTCGTCGACTGCAGCGGCCTGCGCGGTCTGTTGATCAACAAGGCGCTCGGTGAGCCCTTCATCGACATGAACGACCACTTGCTGAACAACAGCGCGGTCGCCACCCAGGTCCCGCACGACGACGAGGCGAACGGGATCGAGCCCTACACCTCGTCGATCGCGATGCCCGCCGGGTGGACGTGGAAGATCCCGATGCTCGGCCGGTTCGGCACGGGCTACGTGTACTGCGACACGTTCGCGAGCAAGGACCAGGCCACCCTCGATTTCTGCCGGCTCTGGGGGCTGGACCCCGAGAAGGTCCCGCTCAACCACATCAAGTTCCGGGTCGGCCGCAACCGCCGTGCCTGGGTGGGCAACTGCGTCAGCATCGGGCTGTCCTCGTGCTTCGTCGAGCCACTGGAGTCGACCGGCATCTACTTCATCACCGCCTCGCTGTACCAGCTGGTCAAGCACTTCCCGGAACGCGATGTCGACCCCGTGCTGCGCGACCGGTTCAACCGCGAGATCGTCGACATGTTCGACGACACCCGGGACTTCCTCCAGGCCCACTACTCGCTGTCCCCGCGTACCGACACGCCGTTCTGGCAGGCCACCAAGGAGCTCACGCTGGCCGACCAGATCAAGGAGAAGATCGAGATGTTCCGCTCCGGCGTCCCGATCAACCCTCCGGCGACCGACGAACGCACCTACTACGGCAACTTCGAGGCGGAGTTCCGCAACTTCTGGACGAACGGGAGCTACTACTCGGTCTTCGCGGGGCTCGGCGTCCGGCCGCGCAACGCGCTGCCGATCCTCTCCTACCGACCCGACTCCGTGGCCTCGGCCGAGCAGACCTTCGCCGACGTGAAGGCGCGCCAGCGCCGGCTGGTGTCCGAACTGCCCTCGACGTACGCGTACCTGCGACAGCTGCACCGCGAGGAATCGTCGCAGGACACCGCCGCATGA